The Verrucomicrobium spinosum DSM 4136 = JCM 18804 genome includes a region encoding these proteins:
- a CDS encoding sulfate ABC transporter substrate-binding protein, whose amino-acid sequence MSNTSPASLFRRDFVRRTLLASTLLLSAGLTHAAEPALLNSSYDVTREFYKQVNDLFIPFWKAKGGATVQVDQSHGGSSKQARAVLDGLEADVVTFNQSTDVDLLVPAGLVAADWRTKFPHNASPYTSTILFLVRKGNPKGIKDWPDLVKSGVQVIIPNPKTSGNGRYSYVGAWAWSIKNEGGDEAKAREFVKKLFANVPVLDTGGRGATNSFAQNGIGDVLLTFENEVHLTIRELGADKFDVVVPPQSILADAPIAIVEPVAKKHGTTDLAKAYLNYLFTDEVQEVAAKNYFRPANPEILKKHAASFPEIKLVTIDEILGGWKRALEVHFKDGGVFDQIYAR is encoded by the coding sequence ATGAGCAACACCTCCCCCGCCTCCCTCTTCCGTCGTGACTTCGTCCGGCGCACCCTGCTGGCCTCCACCTTGCTGCTGAGCGCCGGTCTGACCCACGCTGCAGAGCCCGCCCTGCTCAACAGCTCCTACGATGTGACGCGGGAGTTCTACAAGCAGGTGAACGACCTCTTCATCCCCTTCTGGAAGGCCAAGGGCGGTGCCACCGTGCAGGTGGACCAGTCGCACGGCGGTTCGAGCAAACAAGCGCGCGCCGTGCTGGACGGCCTGGAGGCCGATGTGGTGACCTTCAACCAGAGCACGGATGTGGACCTGCTCGTGCCCGCGGGCCTGGTGGCCGCGGACTGGCGCACCAAGTTCCCCCACAACGCCTCTCCTTATACTTCGACGATCTTGTTCCTGGTGCGCAAGGGCAACCCCAAGGGCATCAAGGACTGGCCGGATCTGGTGAAGTCAGGCGTGCAGGTGATCATCCCGAACCCGAAGACCTCCGGCAACGGCCGCTACAGCTATGTGGGTGCCTGGGCCTGGTCGATCAAGAACGAGGGCGGCGACGAAGCCAAGGCCAGGGAATTCGTGAAGAAGCTCTTCGCCAACGTGCCCGTGCTCGACACCGGCGGCCGCGGTGCGACGAATTCATTCGCACAGAATGGGATTGGCGATGTGCTGCTGACCTTTGAGAACGAAGTGCACCTGACCATCCGTGAGCTGGGCGCAGACAAGTTCGATGTGGTGGTACCGCCGCAAAGCATCCTGGCGGATGCGCCGATTGCGATCGTGGAGCCCGTGGCCAAGAAGCATGGCACCACGGACCTGGCGAAGGCTTATCTTAATTACCTCTTCACCGATGAAGTGCAGGAAGTGGCGGCCAAGAACTACTTCCGCCCTGCTAACCCCGAGATCTTGAAGAAACACGCTGCGAGCTTCCCGGAGATCAAGCTGGTGACGATCGATGAGATTCTCGGCGGCTGGAAGAGGGCGCTGGAGGTGCACTTCAAGGACGGCGGGGTGTTTGACCAGATTTATGCGAGGTGA
- the cysW gene encoding sulfate ABC transporter permease subunit CysW, whose amino-acid sequence MAGIAQLNVPDAESATRARIIARNQLARRATSDPLWMKAMVLTLSLGFLFVFFVLPLALVFQEAFRKGWAAYLKVFEDRATTHSIWLTLKVALIAVPLNTVFGLAAAWCVAHFRFRGKQLLSVLIELPLWVSPVVAGLIYVLLFGRQGLLGPWLFEKDIKIIFALPGIVLSTVFVTFPFVARVVTPQLQALGRAEEEASLTLGANGWSTFWRVTVPKIKWSLIYGIILCNARAMGEFGAVSVVSGHIRNQTNTMPLHIEVLYNEYQFVPAFAVASLLALLALLTLVIKSATTWFADRALRNAAL is encoded by the coding sequence ATGGCCGGTATAGCCCAACTCAATGTCCCTGATGCCGAGAGCGCGACGCGCGCCCGCATCATTGCCCGCAACCAACTCGCCCGACGCGCCACCAGCGATCCGCTGTGGATGAAGGCGATGGTGCTCACGCTCTCGCTGGGTTTCCTCTTCGTCTTCTTCGTCCTGCCCCTGGCCCTGGTCTTCCAGGAAGCTTTTCGCAAGGGCTGGGCGGCGTATCTCAAGGTCTTCGAGGACCGTGCCACGACGCACTCCATCTGGCTGACGCTGAAGGTGGCCCTGATCGCGGTGCCGCTGAACACGGTCTTCGGCCTGGCCGCAGCGTGGTGTGTGGCGCACTTTCGCTTCCGCGGGAAGCAATTGCTGAGCGTGCTCATCGAGCTGCCCCTGTGGGTGTCGCCGGTGGTGGCGGGTCTCATCTATGTACTCCTCTTTGGCCGCCAGGGTCTGCTGGGCCCGTGGTTGTTTGAGAAGGACATCAAGATCATCTTCGCCCTGCCAGGCATCGTGCTGAGCACGGTCTTCGTCACCTTCCCCTTCGTGGCGCGCGTGGTGACGCCCCAGCTTCAGGCTCTGGGCCGTGCCGAGGAGGAGGCCTCGCTCACCCTGGGTGCCAATGGCTGGAGCACCTTCTGGCGTGTGACGGTGCCGAAGATCAAGTGGAGCCTCATTTATGGCATCATCCTGTGCAATGCGCGTGCCATGGGCGAGTTCGGCGCGGTGTCGGTGGTATCCGGTCACATCCGGAATCAGACGAACACGATGCCCCTCCACATCGAAGTATTGTACAACGAGTATCAGTTCGTCCCCGCCTTTGCGGTTGCCTCCCTCCTGGCCCTCCTGGCACTGCTGACGCTGGTCATCAAGTCCGCCACCACCTGGTTCGCAGACCGTGCGCTGCGCAACGCCGCCCTGTAG
- a CDS encoding ABC transporter permease → MARTRHVLPGFRLSLGYTITYLSIIVLAPFAALAWKSSKGGVEIFTSTLTDKRVLASLELSFATSFYAALVCGFFGVLTAWALERYSFPGRRILDAMVDLPFALPTAVAGIALCTLYAPNGWLGKILSPGGLKNLYVSWVETPDQWVVNLLEPIGFKAAYSSTGITIALIFIGFPFVVRTVQPIIQGLSLEVEEAAACLGANRWQTFWRVIFPTILPGTLAGMTLAFGRAVGEYGSVVFISGNMPFKTEIAPLLIVSRLEQYNYNGAAALGFILLVISFVILLLSNLLQSWNNKRTAR, encoded by the coding sequence GATACACCATCACCTATCTCAGCATCATCGTCCTGGCACCGTTCGCGGCCCTGGCGTGGAAGTCCTCCAAGGGAGGCGTGGAGATCTTCACCTCCACGCTCACAGACAAGCGGGTGCTGGCCTCTCTGGAGCTGAGCTTTGCCACGTCCTTCTACGCAGCGCTGGTGTGCGGCTTCTTCGGCGTGCTCACGGCCTGGGCGCTGGAGCGCTATTCCTTCCCCGGTCGCCGCATCCTGGATGCGATGGTGGACCTGCCCTTTGCCCTGCCCACCGCCGTGGCGGGCATCGCCCTGTGCACCCTGTACGCGCCGAATGGCTGGCTGGGCAAGATCCTGAGCCCCGGCGGGCTGAAGAACCTGTACGTGAGCTGGGTGGAGACGCCCGACCAGTGGGTGGTGAATCTCCTCGAACCCATCGGGTTCAAGGCGGCCTACAGCTCCACGGGCATCACCATCGCGCTCATCTTCATCGGCTTCCCCTTCGTGGTGCGCACGGTGCAGCCGATCATCCAGGGGCTCTCCCTGGAGGTGGAGGAGGCCGCGGCCTGCCTGGGGGCGAACCGCTGGCAGACCTTCTGGCGCGTGATCTTCCCCACCATCCTGCCCGGCACGCTGGCCGGCATGACCCTGGCCTTCGGCCGCGCCGTGGGTGAGTACGGCTCCGTGGTCTTCATCTCCGGGAACATGCCGTTCAAGACGGAGATCGCGCCGCTGCTGATCGTCTCCCGCCTGGAGCAGTACAACTACAACGGCGCGGCCGCCCTGGGCTTCATCCTGCTGGTTATTTCCTTTGTGATCCTGCTCCTGTCCAACCTGCTCCAGAGCTGGAACAACAAGCGCACCGCGCGCTGA